The sequence TTGTATATGCCCTTACCTGTGCAAACTCGATTCCGGGTCTGGGAAAGTGTCACACCATGGATGGTGATGGATCACTGAGACTCGCCACTCACGGGCCACGGGCAGGCCATTCCCCCCACGCGTTCCGCCCGCCAATGGCCTGCGCCGTCGCCAGGACGTGCGGCGGGACCGCTCCCCTGACGTGCCCATCCGTCCGCGAGCGGCTCTCACACGGGGACGACCCCCGTGACGGTGGTGCCGCCCGCCGGGACGGTGTTGACCGTCACTGTGCCACCCACCTCGGCGAACCAGGCCCGCATGGCGGCCAGGCCTCTTCCCTGGGGCCGGTCCGCCCGGTCCTCGGCGAATCCGCCGCCGTCGTCGCTGACGGTCATCCGCAGGCCGTTCGTGCTCAGCGTGATCGCGACGGAGACGTGGGCGGCGCCGCTGTGCCGTTCGACGTTGGCGAGGGCCTCCAGAACGGTGGCGTACACCGCCCGGGCGATTTCGCGGGGCACGGCCCTGCCGGGCAGCGCCCAGGTCTCGACGACGATGCCGGACCGCTCGGCCCAGTGGGACAGGTAGCCCTCCAGTGCC comes from Streptosporangium roseum DSM 43021 and encodes:
- a CDS encoding sensor histidine kinase — translated: MLKLSDASDFTGEDLTQALEGYLSHWAERSGIVVETWALPGRAVPREIARAVYATVLEALANVERHSGAAHVSVAITLSTNGLRMTVSDDGGGFAEDRADRPQGRGLAAMRAWFAEVGGTVTVNTVPAGGTTVTGVVPV